A genomic segment from Candidatus Aminicenantes bacterium encodes:
- a CDS encoding MBL fold metallo-hydrolase, with translation MIEFYSLGSSSRGNAFLVRTGPDHWLIDAGLSATEITSRLKDRHLMPGDLSGIWITHEHGDHIRGLCGIQRRAAIPIFISSRCHAVAGIHLSPDLVVPIHAGQEVVLGNTRVRVRGKSHDAVDPLFFTFTYGGRAVSIITDLGYACADVRTAVADSDGLILEANHETAMLLSGPYPAFLKRRVGGDRGHLSNHQAAELLVRAATPRLRHILLAHVSQKNNSAATALAVISRALSPWPDSRPPEVSAAPQCGGTEPIKL, from the coding sequence ATGATTGAGTTCTACAGTCTGGGCAGCAGTTCGCGGGGCAACGCCTTTTTGGTGCGCACCGGACCGGACCACTGGCTGATCGATGCCGGGCTCAGCGCAACTGAAATCACATCTAGGCTGAAAGACCGGCACTTGATGCCCGGAGACCTGTCCGGGATCTGGATTACCCATGAACACGGTGACCACATCCGGGGTCTTTGCGGAATACAGCGCCGGGCCGCCATACCGATCTTTATTTCGTCACGTTGCCACGCAGTGGCCGGGATCCATTTATCCCCGGACCTCGTGGTGCCGATTCATGCCGGCCAGGAAGTGGTGCTGGGAAATACCCGGGTCCGCGTCCGGGGCAAGTCCCATGACGCGGTGGATCCGCTCTTTTTCACTTTTACCTACGGTGGACGGGCGGTCAGTATCATCACCGACCTGGGATATGCATGCGCCGATGTGCGAACAGCGGTGGCAGATTCCGACGGCCTGATCCTGGAAGCCAATCACGAAACAGCCATGCTACTCTCAGGACCCTACCCCGCGTTTCTGAAACGGCGGGTGGGCGGTGACCGCGGACACCTGTCCAATCACCAGGCGGCGGAACTTTTGGTCCGTGCCGCGACCCCGCGGCTGCGTCACATTTTGCTGGCTCACGTTTCACAAAAAAACAATAGCGCCGCCACCGCCCTGGCCGTGATATCCCGGGCCCTGTCGCCATGGCCGGATTCACGACCGCCGGAAGTGTCTGCCGCACCTCAGTGCGGAGGAACGGAACCGATAAAACTGTAG